The following nucleotide sequence is from Noviherbaspirillum sedimenti.
TTCAAGCACAGAGCAATCTTACGATCGGCGGCGTACTTCAAGCCAATGTGAAGAACTACAAGATCAGCAGCACTACTCGCCAAACCAGCAACGAACTGCGCATTGACGACGACTACGCTTCGCGCTTCTGGCTGTCCGGTACTGAAGATCTGGGCGGCGGTCTGAAAGCCCTGTTCTACGTGGAAAACCGTTTCAACACCGACGTTGGCACTGCTCAAGCAGCTACCGGCAACGGCCTGGGCAATGGCGAAACTTACGTCGGCATGAAAGGCCACTGGGGGCAAGTCACTGCCGGCAAGCATTCATGGATGTCAACCCAGGGCTTGACTACAGAGTATGTGTCCGCCTCCGGCAACTTGCTCGCCGTGCCGACCAGCATGCTTGCAACCTACTCCATTCTGAATCAGGCGGTCGGCAATCTGGATACCACTCGTCGCGCCAATTCGGTCACTTACCGTTCGCCGGTCATTAGCGGCTTCAGCGGTATGGTCGGCATATCCACTGCCAGCGCTGCCAATGAAGGCACCGTTAACGGCA
It contains:
- a CDS encoding porin; amino-acid sequence: QAQSNLTIGGVLQANVKNYKISSTTRQTSNELRIDDDYASRFWLSGTEDLGGGLKALFYVENRFNTDVGTAQAATGNGLGNGETYVGMKGHWGQVTAGKHSWMSTQGLTTEYVSASGNLLAVPTSMLATYSILNQAVGNLDTTRRANSVTYRSPVISGFSGMVGISTASAANEGTVNGRNDYSDGREYFLQGAYANGPLALALAYRDFTAEGRGSFVTNAGVTAFVPGTDDKQLRFTGSYKFGSLKLGMMADRATREAVGGSKSSRTAWSIPVSYAIGNGTILGSVTKAGDLSVGHAGLAASTGNDSGAKNVHRGLRPGPVQAHQRRRVLQPTGQ